The Xenopus tropicalis strain Nigerian chromosome 2, UCB_Xtro_10.0, whole genome shotgun sequence genome window below encodes:
- the adora3.1 gene encoding adenosine receptor A3, whose translation MGNQTTESLTTIYIVTESLIGATAVLGNTLVIWAVRLNPALQDATFYFVVSLAIADFAVGVLVMPLAIILNMEIQMHFHVCLFVCCSIIILTNASILSLLAISIDRYLRIRIPIRYRSVVRKKRIFICILFSWILSALGALLPVFGWNHRSNLEENERDYLRCEFIKVMSLDFLVYFCFFGWVVIPLFLMVGLYTQIFYLIQKNRRHNISIHQGKQNYYSKEHRTASSLALVMFLFALCWLPISIVNCISYFYPSVAENSTFQPVVLLTILLSHANSAMNPIVYAFKIRKFKYTFLSIINKHILCKADVNESCSIDLTLENVIPK comes from the exons ATGGGTAATCAGACAACAGAGAGCTTGACCACCATCTACATTGTAACAGAATCATTAATTGGAGCCACAGCTGTTTTGGGAAACACACTGGTCATATGGGCTGTAAGGCTGAACCCAGCTCTTCAAGATGCCACTTTTTACTTTGTTGTTTCTTTAGCAATAGCTGATTTTGCAGTGGGAGTCCTGGTTATGCCACTGGCTATTATTTTGAATATGGAAATACAAATGCACTTCCATGTCTGCTTGTTTGTGTGCTGCTCAATTATCATTCTGACCAATGCATCTATTCTGTCTTTGCTGGCGATATCAATTGACAGATATCTAAGAATAAGGATACCAATCAG GTACAGATCTGTGGTTAGAAAAAAGAGAATTTTCATATGTATTTTGTTCTCCTGGATTTTGTCTGCCCTTGGTGCTCTGCTTCCGGTGTTTGGGTGGAACCATAGGTCAAACCTTGAAGAGAATGAAAGAGATTATCTGAGATGTGAATTCATCAAAGTCATGAGTTTGGACTTTctggtttatttttgtttttttggttgggTTGTTATCCCATTATTTTTAATGGTGGGTTTGTACACACAGATCTTCTACCTTATTCAAAAGAACAGGAGACACAACATCAGCATTCACCAAGGAAAACAGAACTACTACAGCAAAGAACATAGGACAGCAAGTTCCTTAGCTTTGGTCATGTTTCTTTTTGCTTTATGTTGGCTGCCCATATCTATTGTAAATTGTATAAGCTATTTTTATCCCAGTGTTGCTGAAAATAGTACATTCCAGCCAGTTGTTTTACTAACCATTCTGTTATCTCATGCTAACTCAGCTATGAATCCCATTGTCTATGCCTTCAAAATAAGGAAGTTTAAATACACATTTCTCAGTATCATAAACAAGCACATCCTCTGCAAGGCTGATGTTAATGAAAGTTGTAGCATTGACCTCACTCTGGAAAATGTCATTCCTAAATAA